From the Musa acuminata AAA Group cultivar baxijiao chromosome BXJ1-2, Cavendish_Baxijiao_AAA, whole genome shotgun sequence genome, one window contains:
- the LOC135609692 gene encoding boron transporter 4-like isoform X2, with amino-acid sequence MAQLKTPLGGIINDVKGRASCYKQDWICGCHSGMSILAPTMYIFFASALPVIAFGEQLSKDTDGALSTVETLASTAICGVIHSVIGGQPMLIVGVAEPTVIMYTYLYSFAKGREDLGGRLYLAWAGWVCVWTAVMLFLLSIFNASAIISRFTRIADELFGMLITVLFFQEAIKGVVSEFRVPKGEDRTLPIFQFEWLYTNGLLGIIFAAGLLLTAMKSRRARSWKYGTGWLRGLTADYGVPLMVLLWTAMSYAVPNKVPSGVPRRLFSPLPWEAKSLYHWTVAKDMLSVPPVYIFAAIIPALMVAGLYFFDHSVASQMAQQKEFNLKKPSAYHYDILVLGFMVLVCGLLGIPPSNGVLPQSPMHTKSLAVLKRRIIRKKMVETAKESIRQQATNSEMYGKMQEVFVKMDEGSTSISIDKELKNLKDAVMGNGAGGDDSKGAFDPEKHIDAHLPVRVNEQRVTNLLQSLLVGACLAAMPVIKMIPTSVLWGYFAYMAIDSLPGNQFWERTLLLLITPSRRYKVLEGMHASFVESVPFRQIAAFTIFQFLYLLLCFGVTWIPIAGILFPLPFFVLLSIRQHVLPKFFHPHHLWELDAAEYDEIAGTPRRARSFSFKEGEASTSDSDDGRVEVCDAEILDDLTTHRGELKHRNKSFNDDRFHQVHPDKNTQIG; translated from the exons ATGGCTCAACTCAAGACTCCCTTGGGGGGGATCATCAACGATGTCAAAGGAAGAGCCTCATGCTACAAGCAAGACTGGATCTGCGGATGTCACTCGGGCATGAG CATATTGGCTCCAACAATGTACATCTTCTTTGCCTCCGCACTTCCTGTCATCGCCTTCGGAGAACAACTCAGTAAAGACACCG ATGGAGCTCTGAGCACCGTCGAAACTTTGGCTTCTACCGCCATCTGTGGCGTCATACACTCCGTCATCGGCGGGCAGCCAATGTTGATCGTGGGAGTCGCAGAGCCTACCGTGATTATGTACACGTACCTGTACAGCTTCGCTAAAGGACGTGAAGATCTGGGAGGGCGTCTATACTTGGCCTGGGCAGGATG GGTCTGCGTGTGGACTGCTGTAATGCTATTTCTTCTCTCAATTTTTAATGCTTCTGCTATCATTAGTAGATTCACAAGAATTGCGGATGAACTCTTCGGAATGCTGATCACAGTTCTGTTCTTCCAAGAAGCTATTAAG GGGGTCGTAAGTGAATTCAGAGTACCCAAAGGTGAAGACCGAACTCTACCAATCTTCCAGTTTGAGTGGCTGTACACAAATGGGCTCCTGGGGATCATATTTGCTGCTGGTCTTCTTCTTACCGCAATGAAGAGCAGGAGGGCGAGATCATGGAAGTACGGCACAG GGTGGCTCAGAGGTCTTACCGCGGACTATGGTGTGCCTTTGATGGTCTTGTTGTGGACGGCCATGTCATACGCTGTCCCCAACAAGGTTCCTTctggagttccaaggaggctcttCAGTCCTCTTCCATGGGAAGCCAAATCTTTGTACCATTGGACTGTTGCAAAG GATATGCTGTCTGTTCCTCCAGTATACATCTTCGCTGCCATCATACCTGCATTGATGGTCGCAGGACTCTACTTCTTCGACCACAGCGTCGCCTCCCAGATGGCACAGCAGAAGGAGTTCAATCTGAAGAAACCCTCCGCCTACCACTACGACATTTTGGTCCTCGGCTTCATG GTTCTGGTTTGTGGGTTGCTCGGAATCCCCCCTTCCAATGGCGTCCTCCCTCAGTCCCCCATGCACACCAAGAGCCTTGCTGTCCTCAAGAGGCGG ATAATCCGCAAGAAGATGGTGGAGACTGCCAAGGAGAGCATAAGGCAGCAAGCGACCAACTCGGAGATGTATGGGAAGATGCAAGAGGTGTTCGTCAAAATGGACGAGGGGTCTACG AGCATCTCGATCGATAAAGAACTGAAGAACTTGAAGGACGCAGTCATGGGCAACGGCGCCGGCGGAGACGATTCCAAGGGAGCGTTCGATCCGGAGAAGCACATCGACGCCCACTTGCCTGTTCGGGTCAACGAGCAAAGAGTGACCAACCTCCTGCAGTCGCTGCTCGTGGGTGCTTGCCTTGCAGCCATGCCCGTCATCAAGATGATACCCACATCCGTCCTCTGGGGTTACTTCGCTTACATGGCCATCGACAGTCTGCCCGGAAACCAGTTCTGGGAGCGGACACTGCTTCTGCTCATCACTCCCAGCCGGCGTTACAA GGTCTTGGAAGGGATGCATGCTTCGTTCGTGGAATCGGTTCCCTTCAGGCAGATCGCTGCCTTCACGATCTTCCAGTTCCTTTACCTGCTGCTGTGCTTTGGGGTGACATGGATACCCATAGCAGGAATCCTCTTCCCATTGCCATTCTTCGTCCTGCTCAGCATCAGACAGCACGTCCTCCCCAAGTTCTTCCATCCGCACCATCTCTGGGAGCTGGACGCGGCTGAGTACGATGAGATCGCCGGCACCCCTCGCCGCGCTCGCAGCTTTTCGTTTAAG GAAGGAGAAGCGTCGACGTCGGACAGCGATGACGGCCGTGTGGAAGTGTGCGACGCTGAGATACTGGACGACCTCACCACCCACAGAGGCGAACTCAAGCATCGAAACAAGAGCTTCAACGATGACAGGTTCCACCAG GTTCATCCCGATAAGAACACGCAGATCGGATGA
- the LOC135609692 gene encoding boron transporter 4-like isoform X1 → MAQLKTPLGGIINDVKGRASCYKQDWICGCHSGMSILAPTMYIFFASALPVIAFGEQLSKDTDGALSTVETLASTAICGVIHSVIGGQPMLIVGVAEPTVIMYTYLYSFAKGREDLGGRLYLAWAGWVCVWTAVMLFLLSIFNASAIISRFTRIADELFGMLITVLFFQEAIKGVVSEFRVPKGEDRTLPIFQFEWLYTNGLLGIIFAAGLLLTAMKSRRARSWKYGTGWLRGLTADYGVPLMVLLWTAMSYAVPNKVPSGVPRRLFSPLPWEAKSLYHWTVAKDMLSVPPVYIFAAIIPALMVAGLYFFDHSVASQMAQQKEFNLKKPSAYHYDILVLGFMVLVCGLLGIPPSNGVLPQSPMHTKSLAVLKRRIIRKKMVETAKESIRQQATNSEMYGKMQEVFVKMDEGSTVIQQLLQDSIGFSAIYRRFRPVQSISIDKELKNLKDAVMGNGAGGDDSKGAFDPEKHIDAHLPVRVNEQRVTNLLQSLLVGACLAAMPVIKMIPTSVLWGYFAYMAIDSLPGNQFWERTLLLLITPSRRYKVLEGMHASFVESVPFRQIAAFTIFQFLYLLLCFGVTWIPIAGILFPLPFFVLLSIRQHVLPKFFHPHHLWELDAAEYDEIAGTPRRARSFSFKEGEASTSDSDDGRVEVCDAEILDDLTTHRGELKHRNKSFNDDRFHQVHPDKNTQIG, encoded by the exons ATGGCTCAACTCAAGACTCCCTTGGGGGGGATCATCAACGATGTCAAAGGAAGAGCCTCATGCTACAAGCAAGACTGGATCTGCGGATGTCACTCGGGCATGAG CATATTGGCTCCAACAATGTACATCTTCTTTGCCTCCGCACTTCCTGTCATCGCCTTCGGAGAACAACTCAGTAAAGACACCG ATGGAGCTCTGAGCACCGTCGAAACTTTGGCTTCTACCGCCATCTGTGGCGTCATACACTCCGTCATCGGCGGGCAGCCAATGTTGATCGTGGGAGTCGCAGAGCCTACCGTGATTATGTACACGTACCTGTACAGCTTCGCTAAAGGACGTGAAGATCTGGGAGGGCGTCTATACTTGGCCTGGGCAGGATG GGTCTGCGTGTGGACTGCTGTAATGCTATTTCTTCTCTCAATTTTTAATGCTTCTGCTATCATTAGTAGATTCACAAGAATTGCGGATGAACTCTTCGGAATGCTGATCACAGTTCTGTTCTTCCAAGAAGCTATTAAG GGGGTCGTAAGTGAATTCAGAGTACCCAAAGGTGAAGACCGAACTCTACCAATCTTCCAGTTTGAGTGGCTGTACACAAATGGGCTCCTGGGGATCATATTTGCTGCTGGTCTTCTTCTTACCGCAATGAAGAGCAGGAGGGCGAGATCATGGAAGTACGGCACAG GGTGGCTCAGAGGTCTTACCGCGGACTATGGTGTGCCTTTGATGGTCTTGTTGTGGACGGCCATGTCATACGCTGTCCCCAACAAGGTTCCTTctggagttccaaggaggctcttCAGTCCTCTTCCATGGGAAGCCAAATCTTTGTACCATTGGACTGTTGCAAAG GATATGCTGTCTGTTCCTCCAGTATACATCTTCGCTGCCATCATACCTGCATTGATGGTCGCAGGACTCTACTTCTTCGACCACAGCGTCGCCTCCCAGATGGCACAGCAGAAGGAGTTCAATCTGAAGAAACCCTCCGCCTACCACTACGACATTTTGGTCCTCGGCTTCATG GTTCTGGTTTGTGGGTTGCTCGGAATCCCCCCTTCCAATGGCGTCCTCCCTCAGTCCCCCATGCACACCAAGAGCCTTGCTGTCCTCAAGAGGCGG ATAATCCGCAAGAAGATGGTGGAGACTGCCAAGGAGAGCATAAGGCAGCAAGCGACCAACTCGGAGATGTATGGGAAGATGCAAGAGGTGTTCGTCAAAATGGACGAGGGGTCTACGGTAATACAACAGCTCTTGCAAGATTCGATAGGATTCAGTGCGATTTACCGGAGATTTCGTCCCGTGCAGAGCATCTCGATCGATAAAGAACTGAAGAACTTGAAGGACGCAGTCATGGGCAACGGCGCCGGCGGAGACGATTCCAAGGGAGCGTTCGATCCGGAGAAGCACATCGACGCCCACTTGCCTGTTCGGGTCAACGAGCAAAGAGTGACCAACCTCCTGCAGTCGCTGCTCGTGGGTGCTTGCCTTGCAGCCATGCCCGTCATCAAGATGATACCCACATCCGTCCTCTGGGGTTACTTCGCTTACATGGCCATCGACAGTCTGCCCGGAAACCAGTTCTGGGAGCGGACACTGCTTCTGCTCATCACTCCCAGCCGGCGTTACAA GGTCTTGGAAGGGATGCATGCTTCGTTCGTGGAATCGGTTCCCTTCAGGCAGATCGCTGCCTTCACGATCTTCCAGTTCCTTTACCTGCTGCTGTGCTTTGGGGTGACATGGATACCCATAGCAGGAATCCTCTTCCCATTGCCATTCTTCGTCCTGCTCAGCATCAGACAGCACGTCCTCCCCAAGTTCTTCCATCCGCACCATCTCTGGGAGCTGGACGCGGCTGAGTACGATGAGATCGCCGGCACCCCTCGCCGCGCTCGCAGCTTTTCGTTTAAG GAAGGAGAAGCGTCGACGTCGGACAGCGATGACGGCCGTGTGGAAGTGTGCGACGCTGAGATACTGGACGACCTCACCACCCACAGAGGCGAACTCAAGCATCGAAACAAGAGCTTCAACGATGACAGGTTCCACCAG GTTCATCCCGATAAGAACACGCAGATCGGATGA